One Thunnus thynnus chromosome 21, fThuThy2.1, whole genome shotgun sequence DNA segment encodes these proteins:
- the c1ql3a gene encoding complement C1q-like protein 3 has product MVLVLVILIPVLVNSAGTAAHYEMLGTCRMVCDPYGTKSPTSTATADTVRDNSLVQSLPTFIQGPKGEPGRPGKAGPRGPPGEPGQPGPAGPPGEKGEQGRPGLPGPPGPSAAAGAISAATYSTVPKIAFYAGLKKQHEGYEVLKFDDVVTNLGNHYDPTTGKFTCSIPGIYFFTYHVLMRGGDGTSMWADLCKNNQAFSSRSNPWGKPVLQHRSTKHIPPACQPATVIVLQTAANTANISGIKPAELHSMTNQMLKNMFQLGLLLLRLLNMFRGKKEHISV; this is encoded by the exons atggttctggttctggtcaTCCTCATCCCAGTTCTGGTCAACTCAGCGGGGACGGCGGCGCACTACGAGATGCTCGGTACCTGCAGGATGGTGTGCGACCCTTATGGCACTAAATCTCCCACCAGCACCGCCACGGCGGACACAGTCCGAGACAACAGCCTCGTCCAGTCTTTACCCACTTTTATCCAAGGTCCGAAGGGGGAACCGGGTCGCCCGGGTAAGGCGGGTCCAAGGGGACCTCCTGGTGAGCCAGGACAGCCCGGTCCGGCGGGGCCACCAGGGGAGAAAGGTGAACAGGGCAGACCTGGTTTACCAGGACCGCCGGGACCCAGCGCAGCTGCCGGTGCAATTAGTGCGGCCACCTACAGCACCGTTCCCAAGATCGCTTTTTACGCAGGGCTGAAAAAGCAACACGAGGGCTATGAGGTGCTCAAGTTCGATGACGTGGTGACCAACCTGGGAAACCACTACGATCCGACCACCGGGAAGTTCACGTGCTCCATCCCCGGGATTTATTTCTTCACTTACCACGTCCTGATGCGCGGAGGGGACGGCACAAGCATGTGGGCTGATCTGTGCAAGAACAACCAG GCTTTCAGCAGCAGATCTAATCCGTGGGGTAAACCAGTGTTGCAGCATCGCTCCACCAAGCACATCCCTCCTGCCTGTCAGCCTGCTACTGTAATAGTGCTCCAGACCGCAGCGAACACAGCAAACATCTCTGGGATTAAACCAGCAGAACTGCACTCCATGACAAATCAGAtgctgaaaaacatgtttcaattaGGACTACTACTGCTGAGacttttaaatatgttcagagggaaaaaagaacACATTTCTGTGTGA